In the genome of Xanthocytophaga agilis, the window AACAAGTTTATTGACAGGGTTGTTGGCAAGCATAATAATACTTCTATTACCTAATGCCCTAGGCCCATATTCGCTTCGACCTTGAAAAACACATATAGCGTTTCCTTCAATTAATAATTCTTTAATTAGCTCTATTGAGTTTGTATGCTCAATAATTAAAGTATTGTTGAGCTGATATTTTGTAAGATTTGAAATTATAGTCTCTCTTTTAATTGTATGGCTGGTGCCTAGTTCAATATCTGTTGATTTTGTGAAAGGTGTAAGCTTCTTCTTGTTATACTTTGCCCATAATGCCGCTGCATTTCCTAATGCTTGTCCATTATCACCAGGCGCAGATGGAATATACACATTTTCAAATATATCGGACTCCGCGACAATTCCATTTAACACACAATTCAATGCAAAACCACCCGCAATACAAAGATTCTTCATACCTGTTTTTTGTTGCAGGTACCTGAGTTTTTCAAGAAAGGCTACCTCTAGATTCCACATTATATAGGCACATAAATCTTGATATGAATTATTTAATTCAATTGAATATCTTGATTTTGTTAATGGCTCTCCGATATATATATTCAAGTCCTTTCCGACATCAAGTAAAATTTTAGATGGATTATCAAAATTGTACTTTGCACAGGACATTAACTTACCTCTATCAATGTTAATAAATCTTTTTCTAGAGATATTTCTGTAGTTTCCATATGAGCTTAGTGCCATTACATTGCTTGCGTACTGAGAGCTATTCCATCCAACAAAGTAAGTTGCAGCTCGGGTAATTTCACCAAAACCAACCTCGAACGCTTGCTCGAAATCTCTATCTATAAGTTCAATCTTATTATCAGAAGCAATATAATAAGAATGTTGCTCCCTAGGTTCTTCCCACCATTTAGAATTGTTATTCTCAGATAATATATTCCCCCCTCCGTCAATAACAACAATTAATGTATCAGTAAAAGGTGAAGTAGCAAATGCAGACCAAGCATGTGACAAATGATGATTAATACTTTCCAAATTAGTTTCATGCACAAAACCAGTTTGTAGTAATGCTGCGCTCTGTTTTTCACAACAAGTGCTAATTCCTACAAGGTCAATATCTTGCAACTTGATTTTATATTGGTTTTCAAGCAGTTCTAGTGATTTGCTAAATCCTCCTGCTCTTTTTAATCTACTAACTCTTTCCTCCATAAACGCATATTTAATAATTCCATCTTCAACCAATACTAATGCTCCATCATGTAGGACTTTATTGTGTAGAGTCTGACCTTTGTTCACACCTAGGATTCTCATGACTTGATATTAGGTTTTAGTAGTTTTAAGAAGCTATATTTATCAGCTATTGTCAGTGTAAACAGTACAATAGATATGTTATAAGCTAATTGTTGATACTGTTCGGATATCTCCATTACATTAGTAAATAAGACCTTATTAAATAAAATAGTCACAACACTTGCTACTCCAACAACAAGTCTTGTTACGTTTGTTAGATTAA includes:
- a CDS encoding carbamoyltransferase C-terminal domain-containing protein, which translates into the protein MRILGVNKGQTLHNKVLHDGALVLVEDGIIKYAFMEERVSRLKRAGGFSKSLELLENQYKIKLQDIDLVGISTCCEKQSAALLQTGFVHETNLESINHHLSHAWSAFATSPFTDTLIVVIDGGGNILSENNNSKWWEEPREQHSYYIASDNKIELIDRDFEQAFEVGFGEITRAATYFVGWNSSQYASNVMALSSYGNYRNISRKRFINIDRGKLMSCAKYNFDNPSKILLDVGKDLNIYIGEPLTKSRYSIELNNSYQDLCAYIMWNLEVAFLEKLRYLQQKTGMKNLCIAGGFALNCVLNGIVAESDIFENVYIPSAPGDNGQALGNAAALWAKYNKKKLTPFTKSTDIELGTSHTIKRETIISNLTKYQLNNTLIIEHTNSIELIKELLIEGNAICVFQGRSEYGPRALGNRSIIMLANNPVNKLVASQLKNREWFRPFAPVILKSDRGNYLHKPLIDTPFMSFALLVRNDALKAFQSAVSYTNRARVEAVESDSFLGAILMALKDLGEDPVILNTSFNDRGEPIVETIEDAIKTFSNLSINVLMIENYILLKRVPPSPSFSKSNLLNISFPSFEVIIRGYKPLDGTAKTSNSVEIIRWLQHETKQYIYIRTYFALMEDYLLWLRDGSKTSTIRRRYGGIEWPASSRMPVWKANEQQRDPKEFINPDLYVKISKIEYLKYGQLTQEDALRDGFKSLSEMRKHFKERIYFNISDEDWVTLYYITID